Proteins from a genomic interval of Papaver somniferum cultivar HN1 chromosome 4, ASM357369v1, whole genome shotgun sequence:
- the LOC113272250 gene encoding uncharacterized protein LOC113272250, which yields MATNGYYSSSTSSYSSSLPYYSSFITSMSMQLCLVVAVLFSFLGFTLYINYESMLEGLMDQFKFGFMILPLVLLVFVYCTLSSNNKESGGWIPTLLPMPAKDSIHRAGGSPWGLGVLLVFLIIMVSYQSDLHVSWFPLLRRS from the coding sequence ATGGCTACTAATGGATATTACTCATCATCTACATCTTCATATTCATCATCTCTTCCGTACTATTCTTCTTTCATAACGTCGATGTCGATGCAGTTATGTTTGGTCGTTGCTGTACTATTTTCATTTTTAGGATTTACTTTGTACATCAATTACGAATCCATGTTAGAAGGACTAATGGATCAGTTTAAGTTTGGATTCATGATCTTGCCTCTCGTTTTACTTGTTTTCGTCTACTGCACCTTGTCGTCGAATAATAAAGAGAGTGGAGGATGGATTCCAACTTTGCTTCCGATGCCTGCAAAAGACTCGATTCACAGGGCCGGTGGATCACCTTGGGGTCTTGGGGTGCTTCTCGTTTTTCTTATCATCATGGTTTCGTATCAGTCCGATCTTCATGTATCTTGGTTTCCTTTGTTAAGGAGATCATGA
- the LOC113272251 gene encoding probable transporter MCH1, producing MCQIAESLGYSDHAVSTFISLISIWSYFGRVCAGFISESLLTKWKIPRSLVMTFFILFSCVGFLLIAFPFPGALYIASVIIGFCFGAQSIFNPTIISELFGLKHYPTLSNCGVLAIPLATYVFNVRVAGVIYDNEALKQIKIIKGLGRDSAKELKCIGKQCYRLSFIIRAGAAITGTLTSLILVTRTRKFYQGDLYNKYRKEVIANTDETTIVLSTDDNTNTKPDR from the coding sequence ATGTGTCAGATTGCTGAATCTTTGGGATATTCTGATCATGCCGTCAGTACCTTTATTTCGCTTATAAGTATCTGGAGCTATTTTGGGAGAGTTTGTGCAGGTTTTATATCTGAAAGCCTTCTTACAAAGTGGAAAATTCCTAGATCACTTGTAATGACTTTCTTTATTCTCTTCTCTTGTGTTGGTTTCTTACTCATTGCATTCCCATTTCCTGGTGCTCTCTACATCGCTTCAGTTATCATCGGCTTCTGTTTTGGAGCTCAGTCTATATTTAATCCTACAATCATTTCTGAACTCTTTGGTTTAAAGCACTATCCAACCTTGTCGAATTGTGGTGTACTGGCGATTCCCCTCGCAACTTATGTGTTCAATGTAAGAGTTGCTGGAGTAATTTACGATAACGAAGCTTTGAAACAAATAAAGATTATTAAGGGACTTGGTAGGGATTCAGCTAAGGAGTTGAAATGCATTGGGAAACAATGTTACAGACTAAGCTTTATTATAAGAGCAGGCGCGGCAATCACCGGTACCCTTACTTCCCTTATTTTGGTAACGAGGACTCGTAAGTTCTACCAAGGAGATTTATATAACAAGTACAGAAAAGAAGTCATTGCTAACACAGATGAAACTACAATCGTTTTGTCTACGGATGATAACACCAATACAAAACCTGATCGGTGA